In Bacillus horti, the following are encoded in one genomic region:
- the groES gene encoding co-chaperone GroES, translated as MLKPLGDRVVIEAIEKEETTASGIVLPDSAKEKPQEGKVVAVGSGRFENGERVALEVKEGDKIIFSKYAGTEVKVGSKELLVLRESDILAIIE; from the coding sequence ATGTTAAAGCCATTAGGCGATCGTGTTGTCATTGAAGCAATTGAAAAAGAAGAAACAACAGCTAGCGGGATTGTACTTCCAGATTCAGCGAAGGAAAAGCCGCAAGAGGGTAAAGTTGTTGCTGTAGGTAGCGGACGCTTTGAAAATGGAGAGCGTGTTGCTTTAGAAGTGAAAGAAGGAGATAAAATTATCTTCTCTAAGTACGCTGGCACAGAAGTAAAGGTTGGCAGCAAAGAGCTTCTAGTATTAAGAGAAAGTGACATCCTAGCGATAATTGAATAG
- the groL gene encoding chaperonin GroEL (60 kDa chaperone family; promotes refolding of misfolded polypeptides especially under stressful conditions; forms two stacked rings of heptamers to form a barrel-shaped 14mer; ends can be capped by GroES; misfolded proteins enter the barrel where they are refolded when GroES binds), whose translation MAKDIKFSESARRSMLRGVDALADAVKVTLGPKGRNVVLEKKFGSPLITNDGVTIAKEIELEDAFENMGAKLVAEVASKTNDVAGDGTTTATVLAQAIIREGLKNVTAGANPMALKKGIEKAVRAAVEEIQNISKPVQGKDSIAQLASISSADEEVGQLIAEAMEKVGNDGVITIEESKGFLTELEVVEGMQFDRGYSSPYMVTNTDKMEAVLDNPYILITDKKITNIQEVLPVLEQVVQQGKPLLIIAEDVEGEALATLVVNKLRGTFNAVAVKAPGFGDRRKAMLEDISILTGGEVITEELGLDLKSANIGQLGTASKVVVTKENTTIVEGAGNSEQIAARVNQIRAQIEDTTSEFDKEKLQERLAKLAGGVAVIKVGAATETELKEKKLRIEDALNTSRAGVEEGMVSGGGTALVNVISAVQKVEADGDVQTGVNIVLRALEEPVRQIAQNAGLEGSVIVERLKKEDIGIGFNAATGEWVNMMDAGIVDPAKVTRSALQNAASVSAMFLTTEAVIADKPEENAGGGMPDMGGMGGMGGMGGMM comes from the coding sequence ATGGCTAAAGATATTAAATTTAGTGAATCCGCACGTCGCTCTATGCTTCGTGGTGTGGACGCTTTAGCAGACGCTGTAAAAGTAACATTAGGACCAAAGGGCCGTAATGTTGTATTAGAAAAGAAATTTGGATCTCCATTGATCACAAATGATGGGGTAACAATTGCTAAGGAAATTGAACTAGAAGACGCTTTCGAAAATATGGGAGCTAAGCTAGTTGCAGAAGTAGCAAGCAAAACAAACGATGTTGCCGGTGACGGTACGACAACAGCTACAGTTCTTGCTCAAGCGATTATTCGTGAAGGCTTAAAGAACGTAACAGCTGGTGCTAACCCAATGGCACTTAAAAAAGGAATTGAAAAAGCAGTTCGTGCTGCTGTGGAAGAAATCCAAAACATTTCTAAGCCTGTTCAAGGTAAAGACTCTATCGCTCAGCTAGCGTCTATTTCTTCTGCTGATGAAGAAGTAGGACAATTAATCGCTGAAGCTATGGAGAAAGTAGGAAATGACGGAGTTATTACAATCGAAGAGTCCAAAGGATTCTTAACAGAGCTTGAAGTGGTTGAAGGAATGCAGTTTGACCGTGGATACTCTTCTCCATACATGGTAACAAACACAGATAAAATGGAAGCTGTCCTAGACAATCCATATATCTTAATCACAGATAAAAAGATCACGAACATCCAAGAGGTACTACCTGTTCTTGAGCAAGTTGTTCAACAAGGTAAGCCACTTTTAATCATTGCTGAGGATGTAGAAGGCGAAGCGTTAGCTACATTAGTAGTAAACAAATTACGCGGAACATTCAACGCAGTAGCGGTTAAAGCTCCTGGCTTTGGTGACCGTCGTAAAGCAATGCTAGAGGATATCTCTATCCTAACTGGCGGTGAAGTGATCACTGAAGAGCTAGGATTAGATCTTAAATCTGCAAACATCGGTCAATTAGGTACAGCTAGCAAGGTTGTGGTAACGAAAGAAAACACAACAATTGTTGAAGGTGCTGGAAACTCTGAGCAAATTGCTGCTCGTGTAAACCAAATCCGTGCTCAAATCGAAGACACAACGTCTGAGTTTGATAAAGAAAAGCTACAAGAGCGTTTAGCTAAATTAGCTGGTGGAGTAGCTGTAATCAAGGTTGGTGCTGCTACAGAAACTGAGCTTAAAGAGAAAAAGCTTCGCATTGAAGATGCCCTAAACACTTCTCGCGCTGGTGTAGAAGAAGGAATGGTATCTGGTGGAGGTACAGCTCTTGTTAACGTGATCTCTGCTGTACAAAAAGTAGAGGCTGATGGTGATGTGCAAACAGGTGTGAATATCGTTCTTCGTGCTTTAGAAGAGCCAGTTCGCCAAATCGCACAAAACGCTGGTCTTGAAGGATCTGTTATCGTTGAGCGCTTGAAGAAGGAAGATATCGGAATCGGCTTCAACGCAGCAACGGGTGAGTGGGTAAACATGATGGACGCAGGTATTGTAGACCCTGCTAAAGTTACACGTTCTGCTCTTCAAAACGCTGCTTCCGTATCCGCTATGTTCTTAACAACTGAAGCTGTTATCGCTGATAAGCCAGAGGAAAACGCTGGCGGCGGCATGCCTGATATGGGCGGCATGGGCGGTATGGGTGGAATGGGCGGCATGATGTAG